The DNA sequence TGAGTATAGATCTTTCGAGCTTCAATGTCATTAGTTGTAATAAGTAGCTTTACAGCATTGCTTGCATGGCTGATTCTTCCTGCAGCATTTATTTTAGGAGCTATTCCAAATACAATATTATTAATTGAAAAAGCTTCACGAGTTTCTTTGGGTAAAAAAACCTTTAAACCTACTCTGGGTTTTTCCAACAATTGTTTCAAACCAAATGCAGCTAAAATTCGATTTTCACCGGTTATCGGTACAATATCGGCAGCGATACTGATAGCTACTAAGTCTAAGTAGGGAAATATATCTTCCTGTGGAATTTGTTTTTGAGAGGATAAAGCTTGAATAAGCTTAAAGCCAACTCCACATCCGCTTAAAAATTTATAGGGATACTTGCAATCTGATCTTTGCGGATCTAAAATAGCAACCGCTTCCGGAAGAACTTCATCCGGCAAATGATGATCGCATACGATAAAATCAATGTTTTTATCTTTTGCATAAGAAATCTTATCTTTTTCTTTAATTCCGCAATCTAATGCAATTATTAAAGAAAAACCATTAGCAGCGGCAAAATCGATGCCCTGATAGGAGATGCCATATCCTTCTTCATATCTATCCGGTATATAATAATCGATATGCTTATAAAAAGAATTAAGAAAAAGATACATCATTGCCACAGAAGTAGTACCATCCACATCGTAATCTCCATAAATAAGTATTTTTTCATTAGTATTTATGGCCTTTTCGATTCTTTCTACAGCAATGTTCATGTCCTTTAGAAGAAAAGGGTCATGAAGTTGATCAAGCGAAGGTTTAAAAAAAGTTTTAGTTTCATCAAATGTAGAAACACCTCGTTTTAAAAGAAGGCTGGTAATTTCCACAGGGAATCCCAGTTCTTCAGCTAGTTTTTGGGCTTTATTTGGATCAGGTTGAGGTAAAATTAACCAACGATTTCGCATAGTTTACAAATGTATATAATTTTAGTAAATATGAGTACTTTGATTTTATCTTTTATAATTATAGAAGATTGGCTAAAAAAAGATTGAATGTTTTTATATATTTGATTAAAAATAAAATATAATGGAAAAATTAAGAATTTTATTCTTTTATGTATGGCTGTTTAGCTTATACTCTTGTAATCCGGGACCCGGAAAATTTAATGACAATTTAATGGAAAATTTAAATAGAGCAGACAGGGAATATACCACCTTTTATGCTATGGTTGAACAGCACCCTGATACCGGTGACTTTGTTTCCGTCACCAAAAAAGGAAAAGTTGCTTCTGAAGAATTGGAAAAATTGATTAACAAAATTAACGGCTATGAAGTACCCAAAGATGGGGAAGATTTAAAAAACTTATGTGAAGAGTATATCCATAATATGATTACATCGATAAAAGGATTTACTTCAAAAGAAAAATTAACAAAAGATCAATTTGAAAAAGCATTAGAAGACATGGATGTAAATGAAGTTAAATTAAATG is a window from the Apibacter sp. B3706 genome containing:
- the recJ gene encoding single-stranded-DNA-specific exonuclease RecJ is translated as MRNRWLILPQPDPNKAQKLAEELGFPVEITSLLLKRGVSTFDETKTFFKPSLDQLHDPFLLKDMNIAVERIEKAINTNEKILIYGDYDVDGTTSVAMMYLFLNSFYKHIDYYIPDRYEEGYGISYQGIDFAAANGFSLIIALDCGIKEKDKISYAKDKNIDFIVCDHHLPDEVLPEAVAILDPQRSDCKYPYKFLSGCGVGFKLIQALSSQKQIPQEDIFPYLDLVAISIAADIVPITGENRILAAFGLKQLLEKPRVGLKVFLPKETREAFSINNIVFGIAPKINAAGRISHASNAVKLLITTNDIEARKIYTQINELNNERRELDANITSEAIQEIIKTGQTSTYSTIVFNRKWHKGVIGIVASRLIEEYYRPTLVFTEGKNKDLVASARSVTGFDIYKTLEKTSEYLEQFGGHMYAAGLSIKKENFLPFKEKFESVVKETIKESQRTPTIEIDEEISLSVINKRFFKLISYFAPFGPANLRPVFLAKNVHFGGDYTLMGKDRSHLKIIVFQDSIKNSFEAIAFKMGHLLPKFEKYPFDMVFTLYENYWQGKTFYQLQIKDVKFYEDL